A region from the Drosophila ananassae strain 14024-0371.13 chromosome 2L, ASM1763931v2, whole genome shotgun sequence genome encodes:
- the LOC6505528 gene encoding mitotic checkpoint protein BUB3, protein MRPPEFKLNNPPEDLISAVKFGPKSNQFMAASSWDGTLRFYDVSSNQMRQKFLQDAPILDCAFMDIVHVVSGSLDNQLRLFDVNTQTDSIVGAHEEPIRCVEHAEYVNGILTGSWDRNVKLWDMREKRCVGTYEQNNGKVYSMSVIDEKIVVATSDRKVLIWDLRKMDSYIMKRESSLKYQTRCIRLFPNKEGYVMSSIEGRVAVEYLDHDPEVQRRKFAFKCHRNREQNIEQIFPVNALSFHNVYQTFATGGSDGIVNIWDGFNKKRLCQFHEYDTSISTLNFSSDGSALAIGCSYLDQLPETPATVPHPAIYIRYPTDQETKQK, encoded by the exons ATGCGACCCCCAGAGTTCAAGCTTAACAACCCGCCTGAGGATCTGATCTCGGCGGTGAAATTTGGCCCCAAGTCTAACCAGTTCATGGCGGCGTCCTCGTGGGACGGAACTCTCCGCTTCTACGATGTGTCGTCGAATCAGATGCGTCAAAAATTCTTGCAGGATGCACCTATATTGGACTGCGCCTTTATG GACATTGTTCACGTAGTCAGCGGCTCGCTGGATAATCAGCTCCGCCTGTTCGATGTGAACACCCAAACGGACAGTATTGTGGGTGCCCACGAAGAGCCCATCAGGTGCGTGGAGCACGCTGAATATGTCAACGGCATACTTACCGGCAGCTGGGACCGGAATGTTAAGCTGTGGGATATGCGTGAGAAACGCTGCGTCGGCACCTATGAACAGAACAACGGAAAAGTGTACTCCATGTCGGTGATCGATGAGAAGATCGTGGTGGCAACCTCCGATCGCAAGGTTCTTATTTGGGATCTGCGCAAGATGGACAGCTACATCATGAAGCGCGAATCCTCTCTCAAGTACCAGACCCGCTGTATTCGATTGTTCCCCAACAAAGAGGGCTACGTAATGTCTTCCATTGAGGGTCGAGTGGCCGTAGAGTACCTGGACCATGATCCCGAAGTGCAGCGCCGCAAGTTCGCCTTCAAGTGCCACCGGAATAGGGAGCAAAACATTGAACAAATCTTCCCGGTCAATGCCCTGAGTTTCCACAATGTTTACCAGACATTCGCCACCGGTGGCTCAGATGGCATTGTAAACATTTGGGATGGCTTTAACAAGAAGCGTCTGTGCCAGTTCCACGAGTACGACACTTCCATTTCCACCCTTAACTTCAGCTCTGATGGTAGCGCCTTGGCCATCGGTTGCTCCTATTTGGATCAACTGCCGGAGACACCAGCCACCGTGCCACATCCAGCGATTTATATACGGTATCCCACAGATCAGGAAACCAAGCAGAAATAG
- the LOC6505527 gene encoding lysoplasmalogenase-like protein TMEM86A isoform X4, with protein MAKTHGPKLVPFLVTLVFYFSLVRKDPQGELWTTVLKCLPILALVFYIVAKGLSLKKGYRRSLWILLGLIFSCGGDALLNINLFPFGMVSFGVAHVFYISAFGWKPLKWLIGLVLYVAVSLFVYFVHKKLDEILIIGVPIYCFIITTMLWRSLARAVDVKSFLAIFCAVGAILFVISDALIAVTMFVGVPLPCARLQIMITYYAAQFAIALSTADEGSSKDQSRSFRKKIK; from the exons ATG GCCAAAACACATGGCCCAAAGCTGGTGCCTTTTCTGGTGACCCTTGTTTTTTACTTCTCGCTGGTGCGGAAGGATCCCCAAGGAGAGCTATGGACCACAGTGCTCAAATGCTTGCCCATCTTGGCCTTGGTGTTCTATATTGTGGCCAAAGGATTGTCGCTCAAAAAAGG aTACCGTCGCTCGCTTTGGATACTGCTCGGTTTGATCTTTTCCTGCGGCGGTGATGCTCTACTTAATATCAACCTGTTTCCCTTTGGCATGGTATCCTTTGGGGTGGCCCATGTCTTCTATATTAGCGCCTTTGGCTGGAAACCACTAAAGTGGCTAATTGGATTGGTTCTCTATGTGGCCGTTTCACTTT TTGTATATTTTGTGCATAAAAAACTGGACGAGATCCTGATAATTGGAGTCCCTATTTATTGTTTCATTATTACCACCATGTTGTGGCGATCCCTGGCCAGAGCTGTGGATGTTAAGAGCTTCTTGGCCATTTTTTGTGCCGTTGGAGCCATTCTTTTTGTAATCTCCGATGCTCTGATCGCAGTCACTATGTTTGTGGGCGTGCCCCTGCCTTGTGCGCGCCTCCAGATCATGATCACCTACTATGCCGCCCAGTTCGCCATTGCGCTAAGCACGGCGGACGAAGGATCCTCAAAGGATCAGTCTCGTTCCTTTCGCAAGAAAATCAAGTGA
- the LOC6505999 gene encoding general odorant-binding protein 99a, which translates to MKVFVVICVLISLASADYVVKNRHDMLSYREECVKELAVPADLVEKFTKWEYPNDPKTQCYLKCVFTKWGLFDVENGFNVENVHQQLVGTHADHDSVAHEKLAQCIDKNEQGSNACEWAYRGATCLLTNNLEQIKKSLAPKS; encoded by the exons ATGAAGGTCTTTGTCGTCATCTGTGTGCTGATTAGCCTG GCCTCGGCTGATTACGTGGTCAAGAACCGCCACGACATGCTGAGCTACCGGGAGGAGTGCGTCAAGGAACTGGCTGTTCCTGCCGATCTCGTTGAGAAGTTCACCAAGTGGGAGTACCCCAACGACCCCAAGACCCAGTGCTACCTCAAGTGCGTCTTCACCAAGTGGGGCCTCTTCGATGTGGAGAATGGTTTCAACGTGGAGAATGTCCACCAGCAACTGGTGGGCACTCACGCCGACCATGATAGCGTTGCCCACGAGAAATTGGCCCAGTGCATCGACAAGAACGAACAGGGCTCCAATGCCTGCGAGTGGGCCTACCGCGGAGCCACTTGCCTGCTGACGAACAACCTGGAGCAGATCAAAAAGAGCCTGGCCCCCAAGTCCTAG
- the LOC6505527 gene encoding lysoplasmalogenase-like protein TMEM86A isoform X3, translated as MIIYAKTHGPKLVPFLVTLVFYFSLVRKDPQGELWTTVLKCLPILALVFYIVAKGLSLKKGYRRSLWILLGLIFSCGGDALLNINLFPFGMVSFGVAHVFYISAFGWKPLKWLIGLVLYVAVSLFVYFVHKKLDEILIIGVPIYCFIITTMLWRSLARAVDVKSFLAIFCAVGAILFVISDALIAVTMFVGVPLPCARLQIMITYYAAQFAIALSTADEGSSKDQSRSFRKKIK; from the exons ATGATAATATAT GCCAAAACACATGGCCCAAAGCTGGTGCCTTTTCTGGTGACCCTTGTTTTTTACTTCTCGCTGGTGCGGAAGGATCCCCAAGGAGAGCTATGGACCACAGTGCTCAAATGCTTGCCCATCTTGGCCTTGGTGTTCTATATTGTGGCCAAAGGATTGTCGCTCAAAAAAGG aTACCGTCGCTCGCTTTGGATACTGCTCGGTTTGATCTTTTCCTGCGGCGGTGATGCTCTACTTAATATCAACCTGTTTCCCTTTGGCATGGTATCCTTTGGGGTGGCCCATGTCTTCTATATTAGCGCCTTTGGCTGGAAACCACTAAAGTGGCTAATTGGATTGGTTCTCTATGTGGCCGTTTCACTTT TTGTATATTTTGTGCATAAAAAACTGGACGAGATCCTGATAATTGGAGTCCCTATTTATTGTTTCATTATTACCACCATGTTGTGGCGATCCCTGGCCAGAGCTGTGGATGTTAAGAGCTTCTTGGCCATTTTTTGTGCCGTTGGAGCCATTCTTTTTGTAATCTCCGATGCTCTGATCGCAGTCACTATGTTTGTGGGCGTGCCCCTGCCTTGTGCGCGCCTCCAGATCATGATCACCTACTATGCCGCCCAGTTCGCCATTGCGCTAAGCACGGCGGACGAAGGATCCTCAAAGGATCAGTCTCGTTCCTTTCGCAAGAAAATCAAGTGA
- the LOC6505527 gene encoding lysoplasmalogenase-like protein TMEM86A isoform X2 encodes MSDFGKFAKTHGPKLVPFLVTLVFYFSLVRKDPQGELWTTVLKCLPILALVFYIVAKGLSLKKGYRRSLWILLGLIFSCGGDALLNINLFPFGMVSFGVAHVFYISAFGWKPLKWLIGLVLYVAVSLFVYFVHKKLDEILIIGVPIYCFIITTMLWRSLARAVDVKSFLAIFCAVGAILFVISDALIAVTMFVGVPLPCARLQIMITYYAAQFAIALSTADEGSSKDQSRSFRKKIK; translated from the exons ATGAGCGACTTTGGGAAATTT GCCAAAACACATGGCCCAAAGCTGGTGCCTTTTCTGGTGACCCTTGTTTTTTACTTCTCGCTGGTGCGGAAGGATCCCCAAGGAGAGCTATGGACCACAGTGCTCAAATGCTTGCCCATCTTGGCCTTGGTGTTCTATATTGTGGCCAAAGGATTGTCGCTCAAAAAAGG aTACCGTCGCTCGCTTTGGATACTGCTCGGTTTGATCTTTTCCTGCGGCGGTGATGCTCTACTTAATATCAACCTGTTTCCCTTTGGCATGGTATCCTTTGGGGTGGCCCATGTCTTCTATATTAGCGCCTTTGGCTGGAAACCACTAAAGTGGCTAATTGGATTGGTTCTCTATGTGGCCGTTTCACTTT TTGTATATTTTGTGCATAAAAAACTGGACGAGATCCTGATAATTGGAGTCCCTATTTATTGTTTCATTATTACCACCATGTTGTGGCGATCCCTGGCCAGAGCTGTGGATGTTAAGAGCTTCTTGGCCATTTTTTGTGCCGTTGGAGCCATTCTTTTTGTAATCTCCGATGCTCTGATCGCAGTCACTATGTTTGTGGGCGTGCCCCTGCCTTGTGCGCGCCTCCAGATCATGATCACCTACTATGCCGCCCAGTTCGCCATTGCGCTAAGCACGGCGGACGAAGGATCCTCAAAGGATCAGTCTCGTTCCTTTCGCAAGAAAATCAAGTGA
- the LOC6505998 gene encoding uncharacterized protein LOC6505998, which yields MSQSLISQSTCQLDAIFPALAVQMWSEMGEVVCKSAMSFESNDDDQKKKKKEESCWATARRYSRLPLIMMLTLGTAYVCILSSERYFYFWVQTSIERTDMHVSEINFPAVTIMPIKLSTIEVSTNESTKKFQRITKAYNYLQSVLWNTDDSYKLTENNFTEFSEFQGLDPYGWGFSNSWQLNCAMFFTECSWRRKPMNCCDLFRTTKTFQGYAYVFNSELAINADKTWPWSVAFSGSLSGLNVKINRKQSLFDLKSVGVIVHEPSQYLGMKVDYSSEDRIVVPVEPLRFTAELDVKARPLAMRRCYFPGEELVSRSYCIYLCHMRYLLKKCRCVLPMAAIGENITQVEEKEDSHPCNLEDLACINSHKLSLFSMSNIIEESRDNTFTTVDCGCFPLCDHTQYHTSTYTEKLSTYTSHSSEIEIDVYFQEETLFSYRSMLRFTLIDLMVSYGGIAGLIMGVSVLGVFNSILDRFACCRLSQPN from the exons ATGTCCCAGTCACTGATTAGCCAGTCGACCTGCCAATTAGACGCAATTTTCCCAGCTTTGGCAGTCCAAATGTGGAGCGAAATGGGCGAAGTTGTGTGCAAGTCTGCAATGTCCTTCGAAAGTAATGATGATGAccagaaaaagaagaaaaaagaagaaagCTGTTGGGCCACAGCCAGGAG GTACTCCCGCCTTCCCCTTATAATGATGTTGACCTTGGGCACCGCCTATGTGTGTATCCTGTCGTCGGAGCGTTATTTCTACTTTTGGGTGCAGACATCTATAGAAAGAACCGATATGCATGTTTCCGAGATCAATTTTCCGGCCGTAACCATTATGCCAATCAAGTTATCTACAATAGAAGTATCAACAAATGAAAGTACTAAAAAATTCCAACGCATCACCAAGGCCTACAACTATTTACAATCAGTCCTTTGGAATACTGATGATTCCTATAAACTCACTGAAAATAACTTCACAGAGTTCTCGGAATTCCAGGGTTTGGATCCGTATGGTTGGGGATTTTCAAATTCTTGGCAGCTCAATTGTGCTATGTTTTTTACCGAATGCAGTTGGAGGCGAAAGCCAATGAATTGCTGCGATCTGTTTCGAACCACCAAAACCTTTCAAGGATATGCCTATGTCTTTAACTCTGAATTGGCCATAAATGCCGATAAAACGTGGCCCTGGTCGGTGGCCTTCTCTGGATCTTTGAGTGGCTTGAACGTGAAAATAAATCGGAAACAAagtttatttgatttaaagtCGGTGGGG GTGATTGTACACGAGCCCTCCCAATATCTGGGCATGAAAGTAGACTATTCTTCAGAGGATCGTATTGTAGTTCCTGTAGAACCTCTCCGTTTTACGGCCGAATTAGATGTTAAAGCTCGACCGCTGGCTATGCGTCGTTGTTATTTCCCA GGCGAAGAATTAGTTTCACGTTCGTATTGTATCTACTTGTGTCACATGAGGTATCTTTTGAAGAAGTGTCGCTGCGTTCTACCAATGGCTGCCATAGGTGAAAATATTACCCAAGTCGAAGAAAAAGAGGATAGTCATCCGTGTAACTTGGAAGATCTGGCTTGTATTAACAGTCACAAAC ttTCACTATTTTCCATGAGCAACATTATCGAAGAGTCCAGAGATAATACCTTTACTACTGTGGACTGTGGATGCTTTCCCCTATGCGATCACACCCAGTACCACACCTCTACTTACACAGAAAAACTGAGCACCTACACCAGTCACTCGTCGGAAATCGAAATAGATGTTTATTTCCAGGAGGAGACCCTTTTCTCGTACCGTTCCATGCTGCGATTCACCCTCATTGATTTGATGG TGTCCTATGGCGGAATAGCAGGTCTGATTATGGGTGTTTCTGTTCTGGGCGTTTTCAATAGCATTCTGGATCGCTTCGCTTGCTGTCGATTGTCCCAACCTAACTGA
- the LOC6505529 gene encoding pickpocket protein 19 encodes MAKREKATEAGSSSKGFGVLSKEYFRMYCEKTNIHCIRYLYDPQLHNVEKLIWGILLIISIALCWFFYLMLSERFVSQKLQTVVHDPQYPVFLVEFPAVGICTDNRINWSRLEAAKNQFLPANSSAEIVESFSVLVSRLETLRFGDFVTNLSQLEDDNLEAVSFVNLTSLAFFMTLSCEDMLVKNSCRWRNSLFDCCEYFVMEKTEYGFCLVFNSDISPRSKEIKKREGVNFYPRHNAMAGQSTGLNFDLVLNESFKRPNSEANDNVYIMIKKPDQLNNVIYSMTQNTETYVTVRPDLTWTDDSTRSIPPERRNCLFAEEQSELDSHDSAKRFGKPFQLTNCLNRCHESYLIQMCNCSLPIFFLYNHKVKECDSVSLRCLARHNDIFSYDKRRDEDALFSATKPGMTCSCLVNCYLLEYYTATTTLPLPDRRIPKDPHQKLFKVDVHYQVETMPLFRTSLEFTIIDLIANLGGIFGLCLGASMVSAFELIYYLTVGLAMHLYDNHYYGVLNKQIKMQWLSFKRYLKNEVGHLADNPGNQKAKLRHPSDQRKNAW; translated from the exons ATGGCTAAAAGGGAAAAGGCGACAGAGGCAGGAAGTTCCAGCAAAGGATTTGGGGTTTTGTCGAAGGAATACTTTCGAATGTACTGCGAGAAGACAAATATCCACTGTATTCGTTATTTGTATGATCCCCAGTTGCACAATGTGGAAAA ACTTATTTGGGGTATCCTACTCATCATCAGCATTGCCCTGTGCTGGTTCTTTTACTTGATGCTCTCGGAACGTTTTGTGTCCCAGAAGCTGCAGACTGTGGTCCATGATCCGCAATATCCTGTGTTCCTGGTCGAGTTTCCTGCCGTAGGGATTTGCACGGACAACCGAATAAATTGGAGCCGACTGGAGGCGGCCAAAAATCAATTTCTGCCGGCCAATTCCAGCGCGGAGATAGTCGAGAGTTTCTCCGTTCTGGTCAGCAGATTAGAAACCCTTCGGTTCGGTGACTTTGTAACCAATTTGTCCCAATTGGAAGATGACAACCTGGAGGCAGTTTCATTTGTGAATCTAACCTCCTTGGCCTTTTTCATGACCCTCAGTTGCGAGGACATGCTGGTGAAAAATTCCTGTCGTTGGCGAAATTCCCTTTTCGATTGCTGCGAATACTTTGTGATGGAGAAAACAGAGTACGGATTCTGTTTAGTATTCAATTCCGATATTTCGCCACGATCTAAAGAAATTAAGAAAAGGGAGGGCGTTAATTTTTATCCTCGACATAATGCCATGGCAGGTCAGAGTACGGGCTTGAATTTCGATTTGGTGCTGAATGAGAGCTTTAAAAGGCCGAATTCCGAAGCCAACGATAACGTCTAT ATAATGATTAAGAAGCCGGATCAACTTAATAATGTAATCTATTCCATGACGCAAAACACCGAGACTTATGTAACAGTGCGTCCGGACTTGACTTGGACGGATGACAGTACCCGTAGTATTCCACCAGAGCGCAGGAATTGTCTCTTTGCAGAGGAGCAATCGGAGCTAGATTCCCACGATTCGGCCAAAAGATTTGGTAAACCTTTTCAGCTCACAAACTGCTTGAATCGATGCCACGAATCCTACCTGATTCAGATGTGCAACTGCTCCCTTCCCATATTCTTTCTTTACAATCACAAGG tGAAAGAATGTGACTCGGTTAGCTTGCGCTGCCTGGCTCGGCATAATG ACATTTTCAGTTACGACAAACGAAGAGACGAGGATGCCCTGTTCAGTGCCACGAAACCTGGGATGACCTGTTCCTGTTTGGTGAACTGCTACCTGCTCGAATACTACACTGCCACAACCACGCTGCCGTTGCCTGACCGTAGAAT TCCCAAGGATCCGCATCAGAAACTCTTCAAGGTTGATGTACACTACCAGGTGGAAACAATGCCTTTGTTTCGAACTAGTCTGGAGTTTACCATTATTGATTTGATTG CAAATCTAGGTGGAATCTTTGGCCTCTGCTTAGGCGCTTCCATGGTCAGTGCCTTTGAACTAATTTACTATTTAACCGTGGGTCTGGCCATGCATCTCTACGACAACCACTACTACggagttttaaataaacaaataaaaatgcaatggCTTTCTTTCAAAAGATACCTTAAAAACGAAGTCGGTCACTTAGCAGATAATCCTGGGAATCAAAAAGCGAAATTAAGGCATCCTTCTGACCAAAGAAAGAATGCTTGGTAA
- the LOC6505527 gene encoding lysoplasmalogenase-like protein TMEM86A isoform X1 → MSDFGKFAKTHGPKLVPFLVTLVFYFSLVRKDPQGELWTTVLKCLPILALVFYIVAKGLSLKKGYRRSLWILLGLIFSCGGDALLNINLFPFGMVSFGVAHVFYISAFGWKPLKWLIGLVLYVAVSLCKHFLMKKRFFTLKYFPIAVVYFVHKKLDEILIIGVPIYCFIITTMLWRSLARAVDVKSFLAIFCAVGAILFVISDALIAVTMFVGVPLPCARLQIMITYYAAQFAIALSTADEGSSKDQSRSFRKKIK, encoded by the exons ATGAGCGACTTTGGGAAATTT GCCAAAACACATGGCCCAAAGCTGGTGCCTTTTCTGGTGACCCTTGTTTTTTACTTCTCGCTGGTGCGGAAGGATCCCCAAGGAGAGCTATGGACCACAGTGCTCAAATGCTTGCCCATCTTGGCCTTGGTGTTCTATATTGTGGCCAAAGGATTGTCGCTCAAAAAAGG aTACCGTCGCTCGCTTTGGATACTGCTCGGTTTGATCTTTTCCTGCGGCGGTGATGCTCTACTTAATATCAACCTGTTTCCCTTTGGCATGGTATCCTTTGGGGTGGCCCATGTCTTCTATATTAGCGCCTTTGGCTGGAAACCACTAAAGTGGCTAATTGGATTGGTTCTCTATGTGGCCGTTTCACTTTGTAagcattttttaatgaaaaagagattttttactttaaaatatttcccaatTGCAGTTGTATATTTTGTGCATAAAAAACTGGACGAGATCCTGATAATTGGAGTCCCTATTTATTGTTTCATTATTACCACCATGTTGTGGCGATCCCTGGCCAGAGCTGTGGATGTTAAGAGCTTCTTGGCCATTTTTTGTGCCGTTGGAGCCATTCTTTTTGTAATCTCCGATGCTCTGATCGCAGTCACTATGTTTGTGGGCGTGCCCCTGCCTTGTGCGCGCCTCCAGATCATGATCACCTACTATGCCGCCCAGTTCGCCATTGCGCTAAGCACGGCGGACGAAGGATCCTCAAAGGATCAGTCTCGTTCCTTTCGCAAGAAAATCAAGTGA
- the LOC6506000 gene encoding pickpocket protein 19 yields the protein MFFYTRELVAPRLGRGQGLQRFKKRPPTNKCLERLRQSLIHSTIHGMLHVIEERHLWQRSLWLAIVLAATIGGLSMYSVLRARLDEQVLVSLIETTQLPVYHIEFPAVAVCPWSHVNWERAESAMKRFLPRNPDQELRDSFHELLTVLELTSFENFRSASVLSKRNLTVLGSMSMMKLINYLAYRCDELFVKDSCEFDETPYDCCKLFVPEQTEKGQCLVFNSLISEHSQKIQLTNKFYPYRLSTAGEESGLKFTLNVSYAFVREGSRIPFGMNLMIKQPRQWSNKMMYHLYPHTENFVAVHPSVVETSTNTLFMSPIKRRCYFDSEKNPMYRNSSLPYNRENCLAVCLHHVVLNTCNCTSPVFLPPIGGVRECAVTDGQCLAANSDIFSYSKTRDQDKYINDSRRGHFCDCPDNCNSRQYQMTLNVRKLNYPKNSTDSLIRAQVYYGQRVMTKIITKLKYTDLDLLANFGGIISLYMGASALSFVELGVLLTKILWTRLKSRYEKCKS from the exons ATGTTCTTCTACACCAGAGAACTTGTGGCACCGCGTCTCGGTCGTGGTCAGGGCTTGCAGCGGTTTAAGAAGAGGCCGCCGACGAATAAGTGCCTGGAGAGATTACGGCAATCCTTGATACATTCCACTATCCATGGCATGCTGCATGTCATCGAAGAACGGCATCTCTGGCAGCGGTCCTTGTGGCTAGCCATTGTCCTGGCAGCCACCATTGGCGGCTTGAGCATGTACTCCGTTCTGAGGGCTCGTCTTGACGAACAAGTTCTGGTTAGCCTGATAGAAACCACCCAACTGCCAGTTTACCACATTGAGTTTCCTGCGGTGGCCGTCTGTCCTTGGAGCCATGTCAACTGGGAGCGGGCTGAAAGTGCCATGAAGCGTTTCCTGCCTCGAAATCCAGACCAGGAACTTCGGGACTCGTTTCACGAACTGCTAACCGTCTTGGAACTGACTTCGTTCGAAAACTTCAGGAGTGCAAGTGTCCTTTCCAAGAGAAATCTGACGGTACTAGGTTCCATGTCCATGATGAAGTTGATAAACTATCTGGCGTACAGATGTGATGAGCTTTTTGTGAAAGATTCCTGCGAATTTGACGAAACTCCCTATGATTGCTGCAAGCTATTCGTACCAGAGCAAACGGAGAAGGGCCAGTGCCTGGTGTTCAATTCCCTGATCTCCGAGCACTCGCAGAAGATACAGTTGACCAATAAATTCTATCCCTACAGGCTAAGTACTGCCGGCGAGGAATCGGGTCTTAAGTTTACGCTGAACGTAAGCTATGCCTTTGTGCGGGAAGGCTCTAGGATTCCTTTCGGAATGAAT CTGATGATCAAGCAGCCAAGACAGTGGTCGAACAAGATGATGTATCATCTCTACCCGCACACCGAGAACTTTGTGGCAGTGCATCCCAGTGTGGTGGAGACATCCACAAATACCCTCTTTATGAGTCCCATTAAAAGGCGTTGCTACTTCGAT AGTGAAAAGAATCCAATGTATAGAAACAGCAGTCTACCCTATAATCGAGAAAATTGCTTGGCCGTATGCCTTCATCATGTGGTACTTAACACCTGCAATTGTACCTCGCCGGTGTTTCTACCTCCAATTG GTGGCGTTCGGGAATGTGCAGTGACTGATGGGCAATGCTTGGCTGCCAATTCAGACATTTTTAGCTACTCAAAGACTCGAGACCAGGACAAATACATCAATGACTCCAGGCGAGGGCATTTCTGCGACTGTCCCGACAACTGCAATTCTCGGCAATACCAAATGACCCTCAATGTGCGAAAGTTAAACTA TCCCAAAAATTCCACGGATAGTCTGATTAGAGCCCAAGTATATTATGGCCAGCGTGTTATGACcaaaatcatcaccaaactAAAATATACCGACCTCGATTTGTTGGCTAACTTTGGCGGCATTATAAGCCTGTACATGGGAGCTTCTGCTCTGAGTTTTGTGGAACTAGGCGTCCTCTTGACAAAGATACTATGGACCCGCCTGAAAAGTAGATATGAAAAATGCAAGTCGTAG